A DNA window from Streptomyces bacillaris contains the following coding sequences:
- a CDS encoding SSI family serine proteinase inhibitor, translating to MLRRLALTAVVTLAAVSVTAPGASALAGASGQVPSALPTSGPLSAVQPALGPLPVPLPPLPSFLGGGGKVDEPAARTRLTVTVERSGVAGADGTFELTCGPTGGTHPERQGACDRLAEVGGTRAGQDLFRPAPEGTMCTMIYGGDASARIVGTWEGRRVDTTVTRGDGCEIARWNNLVPVLPDLR from the coding sequence ATGCTGCGTCGTCTCGCCCTCACCGCCGTCGTCACGCTCGCCGCGGTGTCCGTCACCGCTCCCGGCGCCTCCGCCCTCGCGGGCGCCTCCGGTCAGGTGCCGTCCGCCCTGCCCACCTCCGGGCCGCTCTCGGCCGTCCAGCCCGCCCTCGGGCCGCTGCCCGTACCGCTGCCGCCGCTGCCCTCGTTCCTGGGCGGGGGCGGCAAGGTGGACGAGCCTGCCGCGCGGACCCGGCTCACCGTGACCGTGGAGCGCTCCGGGGTGGCCGGGGCCGACGGGACGTTCGAGCTGACCTGCGGGCCCACCGGGGGCACCCACCCGGAGCGGCAGGGGGCCTGCGACCGGCTCGCGGAGGTCGGGGGTACGCGGGCGGGGCAGGACCTGTTCCGGCCCGCGCCCGAGGGGACCATGTGCACCATGATCTACGGCGGCGACGCCTCCGCCCGGATCGTCGGGACCTGGGAGGGCCGGCGTGTGGACACCACCGTGACCCGGGGCGACGGCTGCGAGATCGCCCGCTGGAACAACCTGGTGCCGGTCCTTCCCGACCTCCGATAG
- a CDS encoding helix-turn-helix domain-containing protein: MAPVRQTVDNIELGQPKSYSFLYFFELVATVSPMRAHYQDPAQIRRRRVEAGLTQKELARRARTTKSHISMVERGISGASAPMLARLASAFGCEVSDLMPSSSEAASS; the protein is encoded by the coding sequence ATGGCACCAGTTCGCCAGACGGTAGACAACATTGAATTAGGGCAACCTAAGTCTTATTCTTTCTTGTACTTCTTTGAACTTGTGGCTACTGTGTCGCCCATGAGAGCGCACTACCAGGACCCCGCTCAGATCCGACGGCGCCGAGTCGAGGCCGGGCTCACCCAGAAGGAGCTGGCCCGCCGAGCTCGCACCACCAAGAGCCACATCTCCATGGTTGAACGCGGAATCTCTGGCGCATCCGCCCCGATGCTGGCTCGACTTGCCAGCGCGTTCGGGTGCGAGGTCTCGGACTTGATGCCGTCGTCCTCCGAAGCGGCTTCGTCATGA
- a CDS encoding PAS domain-containing protein: protein MSSRPSRGTARLAAILDALPDGLLLVNCNGTVVNANAIALEMFETPGTALVGRGLLDLLPEFDSRLIPGSMRRPDAADEQGRTKPTRMIARRTDRHEYPVEVTSASLDSGQAAYNDIHSSYTGDELLMIVVRDLSGTVDTEAELARSQRQTEMILRAASEGVVGTDTDGRVVLVNPAAAQILGFRASDLGGQELHPLILHSRAEGEPFPYEESPLADTLKSGRKHRVRGQVLWSKSGAQVPVDLTTAPVRDGDQLVGAVMTFTDRRPYEELSAQHKNVVAELTKSHSDEVTALKEAHAAELKALKEAHTAELADRSERYAAELEEQAERLASLGAQHSQLTAVLGGSLRGPLEELRGELSTLAADPAGQLWPEANQILHHLAAGYARMTTLVDNVLGYQRLDAGVEGLHKAPALVDGIVTGGIDGAVELIGPGRAQFAVHAPPIEAEVDARQLATALAHLVADVCGVDSTGKTRAVPGGGYVDSTVVVAAAQRGDVVRIEVRGPFAGGDPVHQPIVRGIVQAHGGVLQTHEMPGMSGSAYVLDIPIGAGAGAIAPPEAPVDVPADPSLAPPVPPAEAVGAPGVTSGGRRRARRSSTDAFLDAPGAPEAEAPAAEGPADGPVAEPTGRRRARRGPAAPEEQAAPELIPAQQGEGSGRRRGRPSPAEAGAVGAGAAGSGPAGGDRGGSGSGPLAIGAAQGGPVESAASDSERGAAALQQAQAQAPQPQRQALALTSTAPSAPSEGSVVTAAEGAQGAGRPQRGQTVPPQGVPADPQQPVPPAGRRAQREGGDPRPALPALAAGSSSGGTGVGTGQGQEQAPGVQGVQGGPNQPPADAHAQAQAQAQAQQPGGRRARRALAAAQERTAAEAGPRTAFALPPADADRAPAAPGPAPVPVQAPGATPVPPPGDDSRHERTAPEAGHTPPQAHPVAPHAPHRADPPVDGVPQAGTADATGATPAHVPAPTPGPAPAPARDDQQSWGAGVPQAPAPVPGAAPHGSRPAPDDRSWGGNGQTTHTTGTATTGTAPHPADAGAGARVPDARRQPLPAEEPPPGIDPDSTQGRAFSVRTLGQGVPFAQHLPQQQNQPAPQPNQPAQPAASQPSLGGAGRRRKLAAPPEGERPSAQPTAPAPDPAAAAQGAPGQQQPAPSPQEAQAAQAAVPGSGQLLAPPVSEGRAYAIGAPDEGAEGPEPLDGPGGAVEVANRPQPQPLDDELPPEPLDNPRRLLVWPAPDVPTQQALSDRGYRPVIVNSREEVDAQIAAFPAALFVDPLTGPITRKALQSLRQAAVAAEVPVLVTAGLGQASREAAYGADPAVLLKALAPRDSEQHPPRVLLIEEQAEIAAALEQTLERRQMQVARAATDSEAVELAGRMRPNLVVMDLMQVRRRRAGIIDWLRANGQLNRTPLVVYTSAEMDPSELPRLASGETVLFLAERSTSDEVQSRIVDLLAKIGTN, encoded by the coding sequence GTGAGCAGCAGGCCATCCCGAGGCACTGCTCGCCTCGCAGCCATACTCGATGCCCTTCCGGACGGGCTTCTGCTCGTCAATTGCAACGGCACGGTCGTCAACGCCAACGCCATCGCCCTCGAAATGTTCGAGACCCCGGGCACCGCGCTCGTCGGTCGCGGACTGCTCGATCTGCTGCCGGAGTTCGACTCCAGGCTGATCCCGGGATCGATGCGCCGGCCCGACGCTGCGGACGAGCAGGGCAGGACCAAGCCGACGCGCATGATCGCGCGCCGCACCGACCGGCACGAGTACCCGGTCGAGGTCACCAGCGCCAGTTTGGACAGCGGTCAGGCCGCGTACAACGACATCCACTCCAGCTACACCGGCGACGAGCTGCTCATGATCGTCGTACGGGATCTCTCCGGCACCGTCGACACCGAGGCCGAGCTGGCCCGTTCGCAGCGCCAGACCGAGATGATCCTGCGCGCCGCGTCCGAAGGCGTCGTCGGCACCGACACGGACGGGCGCGTCGTCCTCGTCAACCCCGCCGCCGCCCAGATCCTCGGCTTCCGGGCCAGCGACCTCGGCGGCCAGGAGCTGCACCCGCTGATCCTGCACTCGCGGGCGGAGGGCGAGCCGTTCCCGTACGAGGAGTCGCCGCTCGCCGACACCCTCAAGTCCGGGCGCAAGCACCGCGTGCGCGGTCAGGTGCTCTGGTCCAAGAGCGGTGCTCAGGTGCCGGTGGACCTGACGACCGCACCGGTACGGGACGGGGACCAGCTCGTCGGCGCGGTGATGACGTTCACCGACCGCCGCCCGTACGAGGAGCTGTCCGCCCAGCACAAGAACGTCGTCGCCGAGCTGACCAAGAGCCACTCCGACGAGGTCACCGCCCTCAAGGAGGCCCACGCGGCCGAGCTGAAGGCGCTCAAGGAGGCCCACACGGCCGAGCTGGCCGACCGGAGCGAGCGGTACGCCGCCGAGCTGGAGGAGCAGGCCGAGCGGCTCGCCTCCCTCGGCGCCCAGCACTCCCAGCTCACGGCCGTCCTCGGCGGTTCGCTGCGCGGGCCCCTGGAGGAGCTGCGCGGGGAGCTGTCCACGCTCGCCGCCGACCCGGCCGGGCAGCTGTGGCCCGAGGCCAACCAGATCCTGCACCACCTCGCCGCCGGGTACGCGCGGATGACCACCCTCGTCGACAACGTCCTGGGCTACCAGCGCCTCGACGCGGGCGTGGAGGGGCTGCACAAGGCGCCCGCCCTGGTCGACGGGATCGTGACGGGCGGGATCGACGGGGCGGTCGAGCTGATCGGACCCGGGCGTGCCCAGTTCGCCGTGCACGCCCCGCCGATCGAGGCCGAGGTCGACGCCCGTCAGCTCGCCACCGCCCTCGCCCACCTCGTCGCGGACGTCTGCGGTGTCGACTCCACCGGCAAGACCCGGGCCGTCCCCGGGGGCGGTTACGTCGACTCGACCGTCGTCGTGGCCGCCGCCCAGCGGGGCGATGTCGTACGGATCGAGGTCCGCGGGCCCTTCGCCGGGGGAGACCCGGTGCACCAGCCGATCGTCCGCGGCATCGTCCAGGCGCACGGCGGTGTGCTCCAGACCCACGAGATGCCGGGGATGAGCGGCAGCGCGTACGTGCTCGACATCCCGATCGGCGCCGGTGCGGGCGCCATCGCGCCCCCGGAGGCGCCGGTGGACGTACCGGCCGACCCGTCCCTGGCACCCCCGGTCCCGCCCGCCGAGGCCGTCGGGGCGCCGGGCGTCACCAGCGGCGGGCGGCGGAGGGCCCGCCGGTCGTCCACCGACGCGTTCCTGGACGCCCCCGGCGCGCCCGAGGCCGAGGCCCCGGCGGCGGAGGGCCCCGCTGACGGTCCCGTCGCCGAGCCGACCGGGCGGCGCCGGGCCCGCCGTGGGCCCGCCGCCCCGGAGGAGCAGGCGGCCCCCGAGCTGATCCCGGCCCAGCAGGGCGAGGGATCGGGGCGTCGGCGCGGCCGGCCCAGCCCGGCGGAAGCCGGAGCGGTGGGCGCCGGAGCGGCGGGGAGCGGCCCCGCCGGTGGCGATCGTGGCGGTAGCGGCAGTGGTCCGCTGGCCATCGGGGCGGCCCAGGGCGGTCCGGTCGAGAGCGCGGCCTCGGACAGCGAGCGGGGAGCCGCCGCTCTTCAGCAGGCCCAGGCTCAGGCTCCGCAGCCCCAGCGGCAGGCCCTCGCACTGACCTCGACCGCGCCCTCCGCACCCTCCGAGGGGTCCGTCGTCACCGCGGCCGAAGGCGCCCAGGGCGCCGGGCGTCCCCAGCGCGGGCAGACCGTGCCGCCGCAGGGCGTACCGGCCGACCCGCAGCAGCCGGTACCGCCCGCCGGGCGACGGGCACAGCGTGAGGGCGGAGACCCCCGCCCGGCGCTTCCCGCCCTCGCGGCCGGCAGCAGCAGCGGCGGTACGGGGGTGGGTACGGGCCAGGGCCAGGAGCAGGCCCCGGGGGTCCAGGGCGTCCAGGGGGGTCCGAACCAGCCCCCGGCCGACGCGCACGCCCAGGCCCAAGCCCAGGCCCAGGCCCAGCAGCCCGGTGGGCGTCGGGCCCGCCGTGCGCTGGCCGCCGCCCAGGAGCGCACCGCCGCCGAGGCCGGTCCGCGTACCGCCTTCGCCCTGCCGCCCGCCGACGCGGACCGGGCACCGGCGGCCCCGGGCCCCGCCCCCGTACCGGTACAGGCGCCGGGCGCCACCCCCGTACCTCCGCCCGGCGACGACAGTCGCCACGAGCGCACAGCGCCCGAGGCCGGTCACACACCCCCGCAGGCCCACCCTGTGGCCCCGCACGCGCCCCACCGCGCCGACCCGCCCGTCGACGGCGTACCGCAGGCCGGTACGGCCGACGCGACCGGCGCGACGCCCGCACACGTGCCTGCGCCCACCCCTGGCCCGGCTCCCGCTCCCGCTCGCGACGACCAGCAGTCCTGGGGTGCCGGCGTGCCGCAGGCTCCGGCTCCGGTTCCCGGGGCGGCGCCGCACGGCTCGCGTCCCGCACCGGACGACCGGTCCTGGGGCGGCAACGGGCAGACCACCCACACCACCGGAACCGCGACCACCGGAACCGCTCCGCACCCGGCCGACGCGGGAGCGGGCGCTCGGGTCCCGGACGCGCGGCGGCAGCCGCTGCCCGCCGAGGAGCCTCCGCCGGGTATCGACCCGGACTCCACCCAGGGACGGGCGTTCAGCGTGCGGACGCTGGGCCAGGGCGTGCCCTTCGCCCAGCACCTCCCCCAGCAGCAGAACCAGCCCGCCCCTCAGCCGAACCAGCCCGCCCAGCCTGCAGCCTCGCAGCCGAGCCTCGGGGGTGCCGGTCGGCGGCGTAAGCTCGCCGCCCCGCCGGAGGGGGAGCGTCCCTCGGCCCAGCCGACCGCCCCGGCCCCGGATCCCGCTGCCGCCGCTCAGGGCGCGCCCGGTCAGCAGCAGCCCGCGCCCTCCCCCCAGGAGGCCCAGGCGGCCCAGGCGGCGGTCCCCGGCTCCGGCCAGTTGCTGGCGCCCCCCGTCTCCGAGGGGCGCGCGTACGCCATAGGGGCGCCCGACGAGGGCGCCGAGGGTCCGGAGCCGCTGGACGGGCCCGGGGGAGCGGTCGAGGTCGCCAACCGCCCGCAGCCCCAGCCCCTCGACGACGAGCTGCCGCCCGAGCCGCTGGACAACCCGCGCCGGCTGCTCGTCTGGCCCGCCCCCGACGTGCCGACCCAGCAGGCGCTCAGCGACCGCGGCTACCGCCCGGTGATCGTCAACTCCCGTGAGGAGGTCGACGCCCAGATCGCCGCGTTCCCCGCCGCGCTCTTCGTCGACCCGCTGACCGGGCCCATCACGCGCAAGGCCCTGCAGTCGCTGCGCCAGGCGGCCGTCGCCGCCGAGGTTCCGGTGCTGGTCACGGCCGGTCTGGGGCAGGCGTCCCGGGAGGCCGCGTACGGGGCCGACCCGGCCGTCCTCCTCAAGGCGCTGGCCCCCCGCGACAGCGAGCAGCACCCGCCCCGCGTCCTCCTGATCGAGGAGCAGGCGGAGATCGCGGCGGCGCTGGAACAGACCCTGGAGCGGCGCCAGATGCAGGTGGCCCGTGCGGCGACCGACAGCGAGGCCGTCGAGCTGGCGGGCCGGATGCGGCCGAACCTGGTCGTCATGGACCTCATGCAGGTACGCCGTCGGCGCGCCGGGATCATCGACTGGCTGCGGGCCAACGGGCAGCTGAACCGCACCCCGCTGGTCGTCTACACCTCGGCCGAAATGGACCCCTCGGAGCTGCCGCGGCTGGCGTCCGGGGAGACCGTTCTGTTCCTGGCGGAGCGGTCCACGAGTGACGAGGTGCAGTCCCGGATCGTCGACCTGCTGGCGAAGATAGGGACCAACTGA
- a CDS encoding Lsr2 family DNA-binding protein, giving the protein MTTPPVPQPPADVPLTVGALIAWAHAHTDKSIQRLAAQAHDALGTLRTRHHEEQELARVTAEEAELEERLAEIRARKARLAPRRKPARDYDPATVRTWARGKGLTVPDRGQIPTAVLAAWREHHPTCTGAGVQQR; this is encoded by the coding sequence ATGACCACCCCGCCCGTACCCCAGCCCCCGGCCGACGTGCCGCTCACCGTGGGGGCCCTGATCGCCTGGGCACACGCCCACACCGACAAGAGCATTCAGCGCCTGGCCGCCCAGGCCCACGACGCGCTCGGCACCCTGCGCACCCGCCACCACGAGGAACAGGAGCTGGCCCGGGTCACGGCGGAGGAGGCCGAGCTGGAAGAGCGCCTGGCCGAGATCCGTGCCCGTAAGGCCCGGCTCGCTCCCCGGCGCAAGCCCGCCCGGGACTACGACCCGGCGACCGTCCGTACCTGGGCCCGCGGCAAGGGCCTGACCGTCCCGGACCGAGGCCAGATCCCGACCGCCGTCCTGGCCGCCTGGCGGGAGCACCACCCCACGTGCACCGGGGCCGGGGTGCAGCAGCGGTGA
- a CDS encoding site-specific integrase, with protein MPEIKKVTARGKTRYRFVIDIGVDPVTKKRRQLTITKDTSTQAKNELARIQHERATGTFVAPSDMTVEQLVDIWLAMVTPDVEVKTARSYVDAMAYVKTHLGAKAVQQLTEEDVVGMVTWMLTSARRIGGKPGTGLSVRTVDLTLGRLRAVLTVGIRRNILTRNVAEYVSVPKAARKEARAKKREKTPWNEDEVRQFLAGIRDVREYGGWMLTFIAERPAEVCGARWAKDIDLEKGTTTIGNTRTLTYDPSRPRGQRSVVVEKDAKSQAGERALPLPLPTWNGLKAFRKVQLAERLEAGAAYEGTGYVMVDSLGRPWKTDKLRREAYKLMDATGVRRVTLYMARHAVLSWMANNGVPDTVVSAWAGHADLSFTKRVYVHPDPQSLRAGSDKLAELLG; from the coding sequence ATGCCCGAGATCAAGAAGGTTACGGCGAGAGGGAAGACCCGCTACCGGTTCGTGATCGACATCGGCGTGGACCCGGTGACGAAGAAGCGGCGCCAGCTCACGATAACGAAGGACACGTCGACCCAGGCCAAGAACGAACTGGCGCGGATCCAGCACGAGCGCGCGACCGGCACGTTCGTCGCACCGTCCGACATGACAGTCGAGCAGCTGGTCGACATCTGGCTGGCGATGGTGACGCCCGACGTGGAGGTGAAGACCGCTCGCTCGTACGTGGACGCTATGGCGTACGTCAAGACGCACCTAGGCGCGAAGGCGGTCCAGCAGCTCACTGAGGAGGACGTGGTCGGCATGGTCACGTGGATGCTGACCAGTGCGCGCCGGATCGGGGGGAAGCCAGGCACGGGGCTCAGCGTTCGCACGGTGGATCTGACGCTGGGGCGCCTGCGCGCGGTGCTCACCGTCGGGATCCGGCGCAACATCCTCACGCGGAACGTGGCCGAGTACGTCTCCGTGCCGAAGGCGGCCCGGAAGGAGGCCCGCGCCAAGAAGCGTGAGAAGACGCCGTGGAACGAGGACGAAGTACGCCAGTTCCTCGCGGGAATCCGTGACGTTCGCGAGTACGGCGGGTGGATGCTCACGTTCATTGCCGAGCGGCCGGCGGAGGTGTGCGGCGCTCGCTGGGCGAAGGACATCGACCTGGAGAAGGGGACAACGACGATCGGCAACACCCGGACCTTGACCTACGACCCGTCACGTCCACGCGGGCAGCGGTCGGTGGTGGTGGAGAAGGACGCCAAGTCCCAGGCCGGTGAGCGCGCGCTGCCACTCCCCCTGCCCACGTGGAACGGACTGAAGGCCTTCCGAAAGGTCCAGCTGGCCGAGCGGCTCGAGGCCGGAGCCGCCTACGAGGGCACGGGCTACGTGATGGTGGACTCGCTCGGGCGCCCGTGGAAGACGGACAAGCTGCGGCGCGAGGCGTACAAGCTGATGGACGCGACCGGCGTGCGGCGGGTGACTCTCTACATGGCTCGCCACGCGGTCCTGTCGTGGATGGCGAACAACGGCGTGCCGGACACAGTGGTGTCGGCCTGGGCCGGCCACGCTGATCTGTCGTTCACGAAGCGGGTGTACGTGCACCCCGACCCTCAGTCGCTCAGGGCCGGTTCGGACAAGCTCGCTGAGCTGCTCGGCTGA
- a CDS encoding helix-turn-helix transcriptional regulator — MSAAAAGPTLAEVRSWPATVAVPEAAKALGVSKSHLYDLVKRGEAPVRTLSFGKCHRVVTASLVHLLETA; from the coding sequence ATGAGCGCCGCGGCCGCCGGTCCGACGCTCGCTGAGGTGAGGTCATGGCCGGCAACGGTGGCCGTACCTGAAGCAGCCAAGGCGCTGGGCGTGAGTAAGTCCCACCTCTACGACCTCGTGAAGCGAGGAGAGGCGCCGGTCCGGACCTTGTCCTTCGGCAAGTGCCACCGCGTCGTCACCGCGTCGCTGGTTCACCTGCTCGAGACCGCCTGA
- a CDS encoding long-chain fatty acid--CoA ligase — protein sequence MLSTMQDVPLTVTRILHHGMTIHGKSQVTTWTGEAEPHRRTFAEIGTRATQLANALRDELGVDGDQRIATLMWNNAVHVEAYLAIPSMGAVLHTLNLRLPPEQLAWIVNHADDKVVIADGTLLPLLVPLLPHLPSIEHVVVSGPGDRSVLDGVAPRVHEYEELIAGRPTTYDWPELDERQAAAMCYTSGTTGDPKGVVYSHRSIYLHSMQVNMSESMGLTDKDTTLVVVPQFHVNAWGLPHATFMSGVNMLMPDRFLQPAPLAEMIERERPTHAAAVPTIWQGLLAEVTANPRDLSSMANVTIGGAACPPSLMEAYDKLGVRLCHAWGMTETSPLGTMAHPPAGLSAEEEWPYRITQGRFPAGVEARLVGPAGEHLPWDGESAGELEVRGAWIAAAYYGGSDGEHLRPEDKFSEDGWLKTGDVGVISTDGYLTLTDRAKDVIKFGGEWISSVELENALMAHPDVAEAAVVAVPDEKWGERPLATVVLKEGAADVDYEALKAFLADSGIAKWQLPERWSVIPAVPKTSVGKFDKKVIRKQYADGELDVTQL from the coding sequence GTGCTGAGCACCATGCAGGACGTACCGCTGACTGTCACCCGCATCCTGCACCACGGGATGACCATCCATGGGAAGTCGCAGGTCACGACCTGGACCGGCGAAGCAGAGCCGCACCGCCGCACCTTCGCCGAGATCGGCACCCGCGCCACCCAGCTGGCCAACGCGCTCCGCGACGAGCTGGGCGTCGACGGCGACCAGCGTATTGCGACCCTCATGTGGAACAACGCTGTCCATGTGGAGGCGTACCTCGCGATCCCCTCCATGGGGGCCGTGCTCCACACCCTCAACCTCCGGCTGCCGCCCGAGCAGCTCGCCTGGATCGTCAACCACGCGGACGACAAGGTGGTCATCGCGGACGGCACCCTGCTGCCGCTCCTCGTACCGCTCCTGCCTCACCTGCCGAGCATCGAGCACGTGGTCGTCTCCGGCCCCGGCGACCGCTCGGTGCTCGACGGGGTGGCGCCGCGCGTGCACGAGTACGAGGAGCTGATCGCGGGCCGCCCGACCACGTACGACTGGCCGGAGCTGGACGAACGCCAGGCCGCCGCCATGTGTTACACCTCCGGCACCACCGGGGACCCCAAGGGCGTCGTCTACTCCCACCGCTCGATCTACCTGCACTCCATGCAGGTCAACATGTCGGAGTCGATGGGGCTGACCGACAAGGACACCACGCTGGTCGTGGTCCCCCAATTCCATGTGAACGCGTGGGGGCTTCCGCACGCCACGTTCATGAGCGGCGTCAACATGCTGATGCCGGACCGCTTCCTCCAGCCCGCCCCGCTCGCCGAGATGATCGAGCGCGAGCGCCCCACGCACGCCGCCGCCGTCCCCACCATCTGGCAGGGCCTCCTCGCCGAGGTCACCGCCAACCCGCGCGACCTCTCCTCCATGGCCAACGTGACCATCGGCGGCGCGGCCTGCCCGCCCTCGCTGATGGAGGCGTACGACAAGCTCGGCGTCCGGCTCTGCCACGCCTGGGGCATGACGGAGACCTCGCCGCTCGGCACGATGGCCCACCCGCCCGCCGGACTGAGCGCCGAGGAGGAGTGGCCGTACCGCATCACCCAGGGCCGCTTCCCGGCCGGTGTGGAGGCCCGGCTGGTCGGCCCGGCGGGCGAGCACCTGCCGTGGGACGGCGAGTCGGCCGGTGAGCTGGAGGTACGGGGCGCCTGGATCGCCGCCGCGTACTACGGCGGGTCCGACGGCGAGCACCTGCGGCCCGAGGACAAGTTCAGCGAGGACGGCTGGCTGAAGACCGGCGACGTCGGTGTGATCAGCACCGATGGCTACCTCACTCTCACCGACCGGGCCAAGGACGTCATCAAGTTCGGCGGAGAGTGGATTTCCAGCGTTGAGCTGGAGAACGCCCTGATGGCCCACCCGGATGTCGCGGAGGCCGCCGTCGTCGCCGTACCGGACGAGAAGTGGGGCGAGCGGCCGCTCGCGACCGTCGTCCTCAAGGAGGGCGCCGCCGACGTCGACTACGAGGCGCTGAAGGCGTTCCTCGCCGATTCGGGCATCGCCAAGTGGCAGCTGCCGGAGCGGTGGTCGGTGATCCCGGCGGTGCCGAAGACGAGCGTCGGCAAGTTCGACAAGAAGGTGATCCGGAAGCAGTACGCGGACGGGGAACTGGACGTCACCCAGCTCTGA